Proteins encoded by one window of Panicum virgatum strain AP13 chromosome 7N, P.virgatum_v5, whole genome shotgun sequence:
- the LOC120683380 gene encoding CBS domain-containing protein CBSX5-like — protein sequence MCCDLGRSVLEAVDSFLGGAHCLVVPLRERWRRAGSAELSLCWLTVEDVARFFLSSIGLFSPTASRSITELGVVRPATLAVVAGDRALSTLPLLRDAMASHTAVAVVPSLIPRRRLVGEISPSALCSCGVSAAAAIAALSAGDLLGFIGRGGAPPEAALHAVRSRLRRRNLIGMLDLLYGVDPSSSSSSSASSSSSSSSDDDDDDERSCLASPCSRGSDRGLFSGARATGRRAAEEAIVCRRGSSLVAVMVQAMAHRATHVWVVDEREGEERELVGVVGLPDVLRVLRYHLQQPLLPPISGQPDGHMNQAGGL from the coding sequence ATGTGTTGTGATCTGGGCCGCAGTGTGCTGGAGGCGGTGGACTCGTTCCTCGGCGGCGCGCACTGCCTCGTGGTGCCGCTCCGGGAGCGCTGGCGGCGCGCCGGAAGCGCCGAGCTGAGCCTGTGCTGGCTCACGGTGGAGGACGTGGCGCGCTTCTTCCTGAGCTCCATCGGGCTCTTCTCCCCGACCGCCTCCCGCTCCATCACCGAGCTCGGCGTCGTCCGCCccgccaccctcgccgtcgtcgccggggACAGAGCGCTCTCCACCCTGCCGCTCCTTCGCGACGCGATGGCGTCGCACACCGCCGTTGCCGTGGTTCCTTCCTtgatcccccgccgccgcctcgtcggcgAGATCTCGCCGTCCGCTCTCTGCTCCTGCGGGGtgtccgcggcggccgccatcGCGGCGCTCTCGGCCGGCGATCTCCTGGGCTTCatcggccggggcggcgccccGCCCGAGGCCGCGCTCCACGCCGTCCGctcccgcctccgccggcgcaacCTCATCGGCATGCTCGACCTCCTCTACGGCGTCGACCCCTCGTCGTCATCTTCGTCCTCcgcctcgtcctcgtcgtcctcttcgtccgacgatgacgacgacgatgagagGAGCTGCCTAGCGTCGCCGTGCTCGAGGGGAAGCGATCGCGGTTTGTTCTCTGGGGCGCGCGCCACTGGGAGgcgtgcggcggaggaggcgatcGTGTGCCGCAGGGGGAGCTCGCTGGTGGCGGTGATGGTGCAGGCGATGGCGCACCGCGCGACGCACGTGTGGGTGGTGGACGaacgggagggggaggagcgcgAGCTGGTGGGCGTCGTCGGCCTGCCGGACGTGCTGCGGGTGCTGAGGTACCACCTGCAGCagcctctccttcctcccatTAGCGGCCAACCAGATGGGCACATGAATCAGGCAGGGGGTTTGTAG